The Sphaerochaeta globosa str. Buddy region GGCGGTTGAGCATTTCGGCATACGTATGCCGTTGAGCCAGAGTCGGAAGTTCTCCTTTGATGAGCAGGTAAGCAACCTCGACGAAGTCACAGTTATCCACCAAATCCTCGATATCGTATCCGCGATAGCGAAGAATGCCTCGTTCACCGTCAACGAAGCAAATGGAGCTCATACAGGAGCCGGTATTTACAAATCCGGGATCATAGGTTATGAAACCTGTTTGTTTGCGCAGGGAGGTAATATCAATCGATTTTCCTCCCATATTGTCCGTGATGACGGTGAGGTCCACTTCTTTGTCGCCAAGTACAAGCTTGGCAGCTTCTTTCTGAATATCCATATACCTGCCTCCTTTAGGGGGTCTGTTGCATATAATTCGCGGGAAAGTGAGATCTTTCGGCCTACCACTGGACACGATATGTCAAAAATGTATCCTAAATTCCGGTTTTTGAGAATACAGCTGCACTGAATCCTTTACTTTTCATTTCAATTTGCACACTATATACTATTTATATGCACACACCGAATGCCACAAAAGAAGAAATCGTTTTACCGTTGGAAGAAGAAATTGTAGATATTGCCGATTTCTTCAAGGTCTTTGGAGACCCGACTCGCCTTAAGATCCTTTTTCTGCTGGAACAAGGGGAGAAGGGTGTGAACGCGATCAGTGAGGAGCTTGGCATGCAACAGAGTACCATCAGCCAACAGTTGAAACTGCTGAGGGCTTGCCGTTTGGTTCGATTTCGCAAGGATGGTCGCAACGTTCTGTATCGACTCAACGACGAACACATTCACGAAATTTTGGCATTGGGAACCGAGCACTATCAGGAATTGCAGTAACTCAATACAACGTTTTGTCGAGCGCTGCATATTCCTCAAATAGTACAAGGCAAGCCGACCGGTCGCTCTGCTTGAGTGTAAGTACTGAAGGATCATCACATCCCTCGTTGATATACCGATAGATGAAATCATCGCGGAATCCAATGGCCTCGGCATCCTGGGCGGTACAGCCGTAATATACTTCCTTGATGTTTGCCCAAATGCAGGCTGACAGGCACATGGGGCAGGGATAGCAGGTGGTATAGAGAATACAACCTTGCAGGTCATGGGTCCCTTTCTGCTTGCATACCTGTCTGATTACGTTTACTTCGGCATGCGCTGTCGGGTCGTTACTTCCCAATACTGTATTGGAAGCGACAAACACTTGGCCTTGGGTATCGACAAGCAGAGCCCCAAAAGGTCCCCCCAGATTTTGGAGCATTGTTTCTCGTGCCTTCTCTACTGCTTGGATCAAGTACGTGCGCTCATCCATGAAAGCTCCTTGTACGGGAATTGTACCATGAAAAAGGCCGGCAATTCCATAAAAAAACCGCCTCGAGAAGAGGCGGTAGAGGTTCTAGGAATCCCGCTTGGCACTTGCCATAAGGCGGATGGCGTTGATGTTGATGAATCCCTTACAGTCCACCGGTTGGTATCCTCCAGCCTTATCCATGGAACCGAGTGCCTCATTGTAGAGGGAAACGGGGCTCGAGATTCCGGCGAAGATGACATTGCCCTTGTACAGAACAACCTTGCTGGTTCCGCTGACATTCTTTTGGCTCTGCTCGAAGGCGGCAGTAAGCATTTTGAACTCAGGTGCTCCCCAGTAACCATTGTAAATGAGCTCGGCATATTTGCTGATGAGGCCGTCACGCAGGTGCATCACTTCCTTATCCATGGTTATGCCTTCGAGGTTGTGATGGGCTTTCCACAGTATTTCGCAACCAGGAGTCTCGTACACACCGCGGCTCTTGATGCCGATGTAGCGGTTTTCAACCATGTCAACGCGACCGATGGCATTGTCGTGCCCGAGCTTGTTCAGATAGAGAATCATCTCTAGCGGATCGGTAACCACAGTTTTGTCTTCCTCATTGGTCACAGAGACAGGAATTCCATCCTTGAACTCAAAGGTGAGTAGGGTTTCTTTGTCATTGGCTTTCTGGGGGCTGAGGGTCAAACTGAACACATCCTCTTCGCATCTCTTGGAGGGATCTTCCAAAATCCCTGCTTCATGACTGATGTGGATGAGATTCTCATCCTCACTGTACGGCTTTTTTGTGGAAGCCTTGATTGGGATGCCATATTTCTGGGCATAGGCGATCATATCGCTTCTTCCCTCAAACTGACTGAGCCATTCAGGGTCTTTCCAAGGGCTGATGATTTTGACTTCGGGCATGTGCATGTAATAGCCGAACTCAAAGCGAACCTGGTCGTTGCCCTTGCCGGTAGCACCATGTGCTACATAGACGGTCCCTTCCTTGCGGGCGATTTCAATCTGGCGTTTAGCGATGATCGGCCGGGCCAAGGAAGTCCCCAACATATAGGTACCTTCATAGATGGTATTTGCTTTCAAGGCAGGGAAAATATAGTCGGTTACCAATTCTTTGCGCAGGTCCTCAACATAGACCTTGGAAGCGCCTGTGGCCAGTGCCTTTTTCTCGATAGCGGCAAAATCCTCATTCTGCCCGACGTTGGCAACATAGGCGATGACGTCAAAGCCTTTATTGGCCAACCACTTGAGGATGACAGAGGTGTCCAGCCCTCCGCTATACGCAAGAATGATTTTTTCCTTGTTCATATGATTTCTCCCTGTTCGGTATGTTTAATCTGGATGTAGTGTAGTAAACAGCGATAAGAATGACAAGAGGTTTTTGCATAAATATTCTATAAATGGTTGAAATATGCAGTTTTATCAGAAAATATTCCTAATAATCATGAATTAATATTCAATAAAACTAATTCGAAAATTATCGAAATAGAACTTGTCAAAGTAATAATTCCCTTCTATACTGCAGGCATGTTGGAATGTAAACACCTTACTAAGCGCTATGGAAATCAGAAAAGGAATGCGGTTGATGATCTATCGCTTTCCATCGGAAGTGGCCAGATTTTCGGTTTTCTCGGTCCGAACGGAGCCGGAAAAAGTACCACCATTAAAATGCTGGTCGGTCTGTTGACCGCTGATCAGGGAGCCATCCTCTTTGATGGCAAGGATAGCAAAACCGACGCTCTTTCTTACAAGCAGAATATCGGGTATGTCCCCGATGAGCCGGTGTTCTATGAACGGATGACCGGGATGGAGCATCTCTCTTTCATAGCTGATATTTATGAAGTGGAGCAGACTATTCGCAAGGAACGCATTGAAACCTTGGCAAAGACCTTATTGCTGTATGATGCGCTCTCTGATCAGATTTCCAGCTATTCGCATGGGATGAAACAAAAACTCTCGGTAATTGCAGCGTTGCTTCCCTCTCCCAAGCTGTTGATCCTGGATGAACCAATGGTCGGTCTCGACCCGAAGGCTTCCTATATCCTTAAACAGTTGCTCAAAGATTATGCACAGGCGGGCAACACCGTGTTCTTCTCCACCCATGTCCTTGAAGTCGCCCAGCAGCTGTGTGATACCTTGGGTATTATCTCCAAAGGAAAGCTGCTCTATAGCGGCACCTTTGAAGCGTTGCAGGCAAAGAAAGGGGAGGGGACGGAAAACCTTGAGCAACTCTTCTTGGAGTTGACCGAAGAAGGGAAGCTCTCATGAACGGGAAAACCATTATTCTTTTGGTCAAGGCCTATTGGTTGGGCAACAAACCGATTGCAAGTGCTCTTGAGCGTCTGAGTTTTTCAAAGAAAGGAAGCAGGTCCAAGTTGCTTTCCGTACTGCTTACGCTGATGCTCATTGTCATGTTTGTCTACTTTTCACTGTTGCTTGGGGTCAATTATTATGGGTACCAAATGCTTGGAATGTTGATGGATACCCCACTGTTGGGACTTTTTTTAGGATCAGCTACCTCATTTTTTGTTGTTCTGTTGTTCAGCATGACATCCATCCATGATTTTCTGTATACCGCCAAGGATATTCTGCTGGTTCGTTCGCTGAAGGTGTCCGAATCCTCCCTGTCGATAAGCCGTTTGATACTCTTGTACCTTCACTACGCACCACTGTATTGGTTTATCACGCTACCTTCGCTTGTGATTGGAACCTTCATCCAAGGTATTTCCCTGAGCTATGTCCTCTTTGGTATCCTGCATTTGTTAATCGGTCCCATACTGCCGCTTTGTTGCTCGGTTGCCCTTTCCCTGCTGTTTATCGTCATAAGCGGGGGCAAGCGGTTTCGGTTTCTCCAGGAGATCGGTCCGATGGTCTTGCTGGTGGCCCTCATTGTAGGAATGAGTGCTTCATTCACCAGAAATCTCGGCCAAGACTCATTGTTGGACTTCCAATATGAGGCCATGCTGACAAATCTTGCTCCGCTTCTTACTACCCTGCAACAGAAACTGACCTTGTTCAAACTGCAGTCGGAGCAGCTTTTCTCCTTTGCTTCCGTCCTCAAGACCCTAGCCCTTACCTTGGTCTGCCTTGGGGCGGTAGGCTTCTTGGTGGTCGGCACGTATCAGGCGAATCTCTCCAAGCTGTTAAGCAATCAGAGCGCCCGCTCACGCAGACGTGGTGCTGTTGCTTTCAAAGCAACCAGTCAGATGGCCGCACTGCTCAAGCGGGAGCTGGTAGTCATCCGATCCAATTCCAGTTTTCTTTTTGAATTAGCCGGCGAACTTTTCATCCCCGTTATCCTGATTGTTGTCTATATGCTGACCGGTGTTATGGATGAGATGGCTGTAATGGCTGACACCCTCAAGGCGTTTCCCTTCTTTGCACAGCTTCTCTTTCTGATTATGCTCTTGGTGGCAAACCTAGGCATGCTCAGTTCCACCAGCGTTTCCAGACAGGGGCGCATGTTCATCTATGACCGGCTGTATCCTGTTTCTCCCTCAGTCTATGTACAGGCAAAGTTGTTGCTGCACCTTTTGCTGGTAGGTTTTCCCAATTTGGTCTATATAAGCTTGTCGTTGGTTTTTTTCAAATTGAGCTTGTTTCATCTGATCTGGATGGCCCCTCTATCACTGTCCTTGATTCTCTTATCTTCTATTTTGCATCTTGGCATTGATTACCAACATCCCAAACTCGATTGGACCTTGGCCCAGCAAGCAATGAAGAGCAACACCAATGGATTGATCGGATTGGGAATCTCGTTTGTGCTGGAGGTGGTGGCAGCCGCCTTCCTCATTCTTCCCTCCCTTGTGAATATCCCCTTCATATATTTTGCATGCCTGCTCTTTGCCCTTGTCCTGCTGCTTGTGCGGTATGCCTATCGTCTGTGTGTCGACCAGGCGTCTCAAGCCCTGTCAAGGTAGGTTAGGATACGGGTGCAAATGCTGCTAAGACTGCTATGCGTCTCAAATGGGTAGTCTCTCTGTTTCTTGTTCCAATCGATGATCAGGCCAAAATCTGAGGCCTGCAACATAGGCAGATCGGTAGGACCGTCACCGACGGCAATGATCGAGCGGTAGGTAAGCCTCAGTTCCTCCAAGGCTGTTGCCTTGGCTTCGGGCCTGTCGATGTCCACAATCAGTTGAGCCTTTGCGCTTTCATCCCAGATTATTCGTTTGCCCCTGATAAGAAAGAAGTGGTTTTCCAAGCCTACGTATCTCAAAAAAGCTTCCACCAGATTCTCCGTACCGCAGGTCAGCACCGCAAGGTCTGCCTGCTTGGCTACATCTGATAAGGCTTGCACATCTGAATCAGTAACCAGGGAGGATACGTCATGGGCGACATTTTCAATCATCTGTGGGGTGACACTTCGAATGAGGCGGGCATACTGTCGATGAAAAGCTCCATCAAGGAGCTTTCCGGCTTGGTCTTGTGCGATGAGTCGCTTGGTCCTCATCCTGAAAAGCGTCCCCTTGCCCTCGGCATTCTTGCGTAGTAATCGCTGCTCGCTGTCATAGGGAGCAATAGGGTAGAGGGTCCCATCGAAGTCGAAGAGTATGCAATCTCGCTTGCTCATGCGTGAAAGTGTAGCAAATGGGCAAAAAAAGAGGAAGGGATATTCTCCCTTCCTCCAAACAATCGGAATCAAGTAGCCTAGATAAAGTCTTTTCCATAAAGCATATCGAAATATTGCATATCAGTACTCAGAATCTTATTCAAGGCAGGAATGGTTTTGCGATACGACTCCAGGGTTCTCCACAGCTCGAAGAACTCAGGATCGGCTTCATAGGCCTCGGCATAAATCTGGGCAGCCTTCGCATCAGCGATACCTTTTTTCGTTTCACTGGTTGCATATGCAGCAGAAAGAATCTGGCGTTGCTCGCTCTCGGTCTTGCCTTGCCACTGGGCAAGCTGACCGCGTCCATACGAGCGGTATGCCTCGGCGATCTGATTACGTTCCTTGATCATCCTCTGGTAGACGCTCTCTGTCAGGTCGTCGCTGTAGCGAATCTGACGGACTACGATATCGATCAGCTCAATGCCAAATCCATCAGTAAACGGCTTTGCCTGATTGTACATCCTGGTTGAAAGCCCATCACGACCGATGGAGATGACTTCCTGCCGGGATTGGGTGACCGTGAGGTTTCTCAGCGTCTCAGCATCCTCGTTGCTCTCAACATCCAGACTCTGTACTTGTTCTTCTACAACCATGGAATTGATCTGGTTGGTGTTTCGTACAGCTTCATTGAGGTAGTTCTCGCTGATGATGGTGCGAATCGAAGAGTCAAGAATGTCATTGAGCCTGGAAAGACCATTGTTGACGGTATTCACCGTCTCATAGTACTTGGCTGGATCTGAAATTTTCCAACGTGCAGTGGTATCAACCCAAATGAACTGATTCTCTTTGGTGGGGATACGCTGTGCAGCGCCGTCCCAGCTGAGAATTTTCTTGGGATAGATGATTACGTTGTCGATGAGCGGCATTTTGAACTTCAAGCCGGAGTCACTCGCAGAATCAACAATTTTGCCGAAGCGGGTGACAACCGACTGCTGGCCTTCATACAGAATGTAGAAGGGGCCGAGCAGGATGAACACCACCAAGAATACAACTACAACTACCAAAGTGGTAATAAGTTTTCTGTTGGTACGTGCTTTCATTTTGTACCTCCTTCAAGCATCTGGATCGGAAGGAAGTTGGCCAAATTCTTATCAACCAAGGTGACCGAACCTTCGCTGGTGGGGTTGATGATTGACTCCATCGCTTCAATATAGAGACGAGTACGGGTAATATTCTTGCTCTGCTCGTACACTTCTCGCACGCTGTTGAAACGTGCTACGTCACCGGTTGCCTGGTTTACGCGTTCACTGGCATAGCCTTCTGCAATCTGGATGACCTGGTTGGCTTCACCGCGGGCTGAAGGAATGATTTTGTTGTAGTTCTGCTTACCTTCGTTGATTAAGCGGTTCATGTCCTGGATTGCTTTGTTTACATCCTCAAAAGCATCCTGTACCTGCCCCACGGGAGGAACGATGTTCTGCAGCTTAACGGTGACAACTCTTACTCCCAAGCCGAAATCATCGAACAACTTTTGCATGTTGTCCTGGGCTTCTACCTCGATTCGGGTACGCTGACTGGTCATGACTGAAAGAATGGGAAGGTCTCCAACCAGTTTGTTCATGACGCTCTGGCTGATATCACGGATGGTGGTCTCCCTGGACTCAACGTTGAACATCCATTTTACAGGGTCTTCAATCTTGTACTGCACAATCCACTGTACATCGATGATGTTCAAATCACCGGTAAGCATCAATGACTCATTGGTGTAGTCGGTGTTCCCAAACAGCGAAGAGGTACTGCTGTTCTGGCGATACCCGAAGGTCATGGTTTGCACAACTTGCGTTGGAACGTTATAACTAGCCTCGATTCCCAGGGGAATCTTGGTCTGAAGGCCTGGGCCGACGGTTCTGTTATACTTGCCGAGGCGAAGCACAACTGCCTGTTCAGTCTGGTCGACGACGAAGAAACTGCTGAGAACCAACATGACGAGCACGATTGCGACAATAACCCAGATTACTAGCTTAGGGCTGATATTGTTCACTTTTCGCGCAGGCCTCGGTGGTTGCTGCATGGTATCCATAATAACTCCTGTTGGTGCCGTAGCACTCTTTCAATGTACCCATACAGTTGGGTATCGTCAAGGTCGTAATCTTGGTAACAATGTCCAGTTTGCCATTGAAATAAACGCTTTTGAGGGCTATGATGTCCCCTATGAAAAAGAGACTCGTAACCAGTGCACTTCCGTATGTTAATAATATCCCGCATCTGGGAAACTTGACCCAAGTTCTCTCAGCTGATGTATTTGCACGTTTCTGCCGTTCCAAAGGGTATGAGACCCTCTACATCTGCGGTACCGATGAGTATGGTACGGCAACCGAGACCCGCGCCTTGAAAGAAGGGGTGAGCCCCCGAGAATTGTGCGACCGCTATCATGCGATTCATCGTGATATTTACGCATGGTTCAACATAGCATTCGATTATTTCGGCAGAACCAGTACCCCGGAACAAACCAAGATTGTGCAGGACATCTTCACTAAAGTGGATGCTGCCGGGTACATCAGCGAGCATGAATTGGAGCAGCTTTACTGCCCTTCATGCCAACGCTTTTTGGCCGATCGTTTCGTTGAGGGCACCTGCCCGCACTGCCATTCAGAAGGAGCAAGGGGGGATCAGTGCGACAGCTGCCAGACCCTGCTTGATCCCATCGAGTTGATAAACCCCCGGTGCGGCGTATGCGGCACCCGTCCTGTTCCGAAGAAAACAAAACACCTCTATATAGATCTCCCCAAAGCTTTGCCGCTTCTGGAAGGCTGGATGGAGAAGGCAAGCAAAGA contains the following coding sequences:
- a CDS encoding ArsR/SmtB family transcription factor, producing the protein MHTPNATKEEIVLPLEEEIVDIADFFKVFGDPTRLKILFLLEQGEKGVNAISEELGMQQSTISQQLKLLRACRLVRFRKDGRNVLYRLNDEHIHEILALGTEHYQELQ
- a CDS encoding nucleoside deaminase: MDERTYLIQAVEKARETMLQNLGGPFGALLVDTQGQVFVASNTVLGSNDPTAHAEVNVIRQVCKQKGTHDLQGCILYTTCYPCPMCLSACIWANIKEVYYGCTAQDAEAIGFRDDFIYRYINEGCDDPSVLTLKQSDRSACLVLFEEYAALDKTLY
- a CDS encoding argininosuccinate synthase; its protein translation is MNKEKIILAYSGGLDTSVILKWLANKGFDVIAYVANVGQNEDFAAIEKKALATGASKVYVEDLRKELVTDYIFPALKANTIYEGTYMLGTSLARPIIAKRQIEIARKEGTVYVAHGATGKGNDQVRFEFGYYMHMPEVKIISPWKDPEWLSQFEGRSDMIAYAQKYGIPIKASTKKPYSEDENLIHISHEAGILEDPSKRCEEDVFSLTLSPQKANDKETLLTFEFKDGIPVSVTNEEDKTVVTDPLEMILYLNKLGHDNAIGRVDMVENRYIGIKSRGVYETPGCEILWKAHHNLEGITMDKEVMHLRDGLISKYAELIYNGYWGAPEFKMLTAAFEQSQKNVSGTSKVVLYKGNVIFAGISSPVSLYNEALGSMDKAGGYQPVDCKGFININAIRLMASAKRDS
- a CDS encoding ABC transporter ATP-binding protein, with product MLECKHLTKRYGNQKRNAVDDLSLSIGSGQIFGFLGPNGAGKSTTIKMLVGLLTADQGAILFDGKDSKTDALSYKQNIGYVPDEPVFYERMTGMEHLSFIADIYEVEQTIRKERIETLAKTLLLYDALSDQISSYSHGMKQKLSVIAALLPSPKLLILDEPMVGLDPKASYILKQLLKDYAQAGNTVFFSTHVLEVAQQLCDTLGIISKGKLLYSGTFEALQAKKGEGTENLEQLFLELTEEGKLS
- a CDS encoding haloacid dehalogenase-like hydrolase, whose amino-acid sequence is MSKRDCILFDFDGTLYPIAPYDSEQRLLRKNAEGKGTLFRMRTKRLIAQDQAGKLLDGAFHRQYARLIRSVTPQMIENVAHDVSSLVTDSDVQALSDVAKQADLAVLTCGTENLVEAFLRYVGLENHFFLIRGKRIIWDESAKAQLIVDIDRPEAKATALEELRLTYRSIIAVGDGPTDLPMLQASDFGLIIDWNKKQRDYPFETHSSLSSICTRILTYLDRA
- the hflC gene encoding protease modulator HflC, with amino-acid sequence MKARTNRKLITTLVVVVVFLVVFILLGPFYILYEGQQSVVTRFGKIVDSASDSGLKFKMPLIDNVIIYPKKILSWDGAAQRIPTKENQFIWVDTTARWKISDPAKYYETVNTVNNGLSRLNDILDSSIRTIISENYLNEAVRNTNQINSMVVEEQVQSLDVESNEDAETLRNLTVTQSRQEVISIGRDGLSTRMYNQAKPFTDGFGIELIDIVVRQIRYSDDLTESVYQRMIKERNQIAEAYRSYGRGQLAQWQGKTESEQRQILSAAYATSETKKGIADAKAAQIYAEAYEADPEFFELWRTLESYRKTIPALNKILSTDMQYFDMLYGKDFI
- the hflK gene encoding FtsH protease activity modulator HflK, whose amino-acid sequence is MDTMQQPPRPARKVNNISPKLVIWVIVAIVLVMLVLSSFFVVDQTEQAVVLRLGKYNRTVGPGLQTKIPLGIEASYNVPTQVVQTMTFGYRQNSSTSSLFGNTDYTNESLMLTGDLNIIDVQWIVQYKIEDPVKWMFNVESRETTIRDISQSVMNKLVGDLPILSVMTSQRTRIEVEAQDNMQKLFDDFGLGVRVVTVKLQNIVPPVGQVQDAFEDVNKAIQDMNRLINEGKQNYNKIIPSARGEANQVIQIAEGYASERVNQATGDVARFNSVREVYEQSKNITRTRLYIEAMESIINPTSEGSVTLVDKNLANFLPIQMLEGGTK